The sequence below is a genomic window from Streptococcus oralis.
TACAAACTGGCCTTCTCCCTTGAAATGATGAGGGTACATTCGAGCCGTTTCAGGAAGATCAATTCCTGCTACCATACCGTTCACATGCTCGACTGGAAGCAATTCAAAATCATAAGTATCAAGCAACCAGCGGACGATTTCTTCATTTTCCTCAGGTGACCAAGTACAGGTCGAGTAGACCAGACGGCCACCTTCTGCAAGCATGGTCACTGCATCTTCTAGAATTTCCCTTTGGAGACTAGCACATTGACTAGGATAATCGGTACTCCAATAGTCCATGGCATCTGGCTGCTTACGGAACATCCCTTCACCCGAGCAAGGGGCATCAAGGACAATCACATCAAAATAACCTTTAAAGACCTTGGCTAAGCGGTCCGCAGACTCATTGGTCACAACTACGTTTGTAGCACCAAACCGCTCCATATTTTCCACTAAAATCTTAGCACGTTTACTTGAAATTTCGTTGGAAATAAGGACTCCTTGATTAGCCAGATAAGCTGCTAGTTGAGTGGATTTTCCACCTGGTGCTGCCGCCAAGTCCAAGACCTTCATGCCAGGACTTGGTTGAGCTACCTGGGCCACTATTTGAGCTGCAGGCTCTTGCGAATAAACGAAACCTGTCACGTGCTCTGGAGACTTTCCAGAGACCTTACCATAATGCCCCCAAGGTGTATGAGGAATGGCATCTGCAAACGATAGCTGACTTTCTTTTAAGGGATTAACCCGAAAAGCCGATACCGCTTCCTGTTTAAAAGAGGCAAGAAAATCTCTTGCCTCATCTTCTAGTATCGCTTCATATTTTTCAACAAATCCTTCTGGAAATTGCATTTAATTTTCTTTCCTTTCATAAATATAGGACTGAATCTCTTCTTGCATCTCGATTGGCACCATCATGACTGGCTGACGTGTTTGAAAATCAACAGGCTCACCAGAAACTGTAAGAAGACGATACCCCAGACTTTCCCCTAAAATACTAGCCGCAGCGTAATCCCATGGCTGCAAGTAGGTAATATAGGTCAGCAGACGACCCGATAAAACCTTGGCAAAACTAATGGCCGCACTGCCGTAGACACGGACTCCCAAAGCTGCTCGCCCCAAATCCGCCAGGCCCCACTCATTGGTTTCAAACATACCTGAGTTACCAGCCACTAAAAATTCTTGAAGAGATTTCTTTTTAAAAGTTGGTAAGGGCTCATTATTACGACAAGGAGGAAAGGCACCACCACCATGGTAACAATCGCCTTTCATGACATCATAAATGATACCAAATTTGCCCACACCATTCTCAAAATAAGCCAACATCACAGCAAAATCTTCCTGCTGGGCGACAAAGTTATTGGTACCGTCAATGGGATCGATCACCCAAACATTCCCCTGGCCGACTGCAGCACGTAAACAGCCCTCTTCTGCACAAATCAAGTCTTCTGGATAAGATGCTAAAATTCTCTGAACTAAGAGATCCTGAACTTCCTTATCCAAACGCGTCACCAAGTCTGTAGGGGAAGACTTTCGCTCGACCTGCAAATCTTCTTTCATGTGGGCCAAAATGTAATCTGCAGCCTCTTGCACAATCTGTTTGGCAAATTCAAATTTAGTTTCCAAGAGAAATCTTCCCTTCTCTTTTTTCTTTTGCTAATTGAACTGCATGATAGAAGGAATAACCGCTAGCCGTCTCAAATTCGCGGCCTAGGCGTTTTTCTTCACTTTTGCTCGGAACGACAGACTTAAATTCCTTGTAAGACTCTAGCAGTTTTTTTGCTTCTACCTTGTCTTCATAGGCAGCTTCAACATCATTAAAAAAAGAAAGCACTGAAGCAAGTTCTTCAGTGCTCCACGACAAATCTAGTGGGTAACTATACTGTTTGTTCATCTATCCAATACCAGCTCTCAATGTTGCTTCTTTTAGTTCTTGTTTACGGTAACTACGAGGGAGAAAAGCACGAATCTCATCTTCATTAAAACCGATCTGCATGCGTTTGGTATCAATAATAATTGGGCGACGCAAAAGACTAGGATATTGCTCAATCAACTGAAGCAACTCCGATACCGAAATACTCTCTACATCAATATCCAATTTTTGGAAAATTTTTGAACGAGTTGAAATGATGTCATCAGTACCATTTTCGGTCAAGGAAAGAATGTGTTGCAATTCTTTTCTTGTTAAAGGACTGGTCATAATATTGTGCTCCTCAAAAGGAACTTTATGCGTCTCTAACCAGGCCTTTGCCTTACGACATGATGTACAGCTCGGTGATAAAAATAGTGTAATCATGCTTTTCTCTTCTTTATCTATACTTTGCTATTCTTATTATACAAAAAAATAAAGCGCTTGACTAGCAATTTCTAGAAAAAAGCCTATTTTTTTCTAGAAAAATAGACTGTATGCGAACGAATTACTCAATTCCAATGAAGTTAATTCACTCCTCGTAAGAATTTTTAACTTCATCTCTGTTTTATCAATGCAACACATTAAAGTATTCTACGACTTTTCAAATAAAGAAAACCAAAGAAACTTTCATAGAGTCCAAAGAAGAGAAGGAAAGCATGGAGGAAGAAGGTCTCTGGTAAAATCAAAATAACGGGATCCTTTGCGGGATCAAAAAGCCAGGTATCATCTCCCACAAAGAGAATCTGATGGAAGAGAGTAAAGAATTGCTCAAAACCAATCAACACTCCCACAAGCCCAATGATTAGAGGCAATAGCACTAAAGCCAGGATACTTTTACGATATAGGGGTAGAAAGCCTTTTTTTACTATATTTTTAACAAAGAAATAGAAACTTGGCAGTGTCACCAATGTGACTAGCTGAACCAAGTGGAAGAGATTCTTCACCACTGCAAAGTGGTGCAGGCCTGCCGCTGACGAACGAAAATCTGGCATCTCTAAGACCTGACTAAAGGGATTGGTCAGGTAATTCATCAAAATTTGAAAGTTGTACTGAATGGTTTCGGATTTTAGATAGACTCTATCCGTTAAATTCAGCCACTCAATCTCCATAGGATAGAAAATCCAAGCTAGATAAATGGTTAAGAGAATAGAAAGGGAGAGGAAAAAAAGCACACTTCCCCAAAAAGTTAGTTTAGTTTTCATCAAAATCCCACTCCGCAAGACTAGAAAGCACATGAGTTGGGGCGATTGGCAAGTCCGCCACTTCTTCTGCCTTGGTAAAACCTGTCGTCACCAAGAGCGTTGGAATGCCATTGTCAATCCCTGCTCGGATATCTGTCAGGTAGTTATCCCCCACCATGAGCAATTCTTCTCGTTTCAAGCCCAAGTGCTCAACTGCCTTGTCCATAATGATAGCATTCGGTTTCCCGATATAAACCGGTTTGACCCGTGTTGATGCTTCAAGAAGTGTTACAAGTGACCCCGCACCTGGCAAAAGACCACGCTCTGTTGGGATATTAAGGTCTGGATTGGTTCCGATAAAGTGAGCACCTTTTTGGATAGCTAGTGTAGCCGTCGCAAATTTTTCATAGTCGACTTGCCAGTCCAGTCCAACTACCACATAGGCAGGATTTTGCTTATCTTCGACATAACCAGCCGCCTGAATGGCATCCTTGAGTCCTGCTTCTCCGATGACATAGACTGTCTTTTCCAGTCCCAAGTCATTCATATAGTCGATGGTTGCCAAAGTCGCTGTGTAGACAGTTGATAGAGGCGTGTTGATATTAAAATTCTGAGCCAACATCTCTTGAACGCTCTCAGGAGTACGAGTTGTATTATTAGTCACAAAGAGATAGGGAATCTCTCGTTTTTGCAATTCATGCACAAAAGCCTCACCTGCGGGAATCCGGTCTTTTCCCTTGTAAATGGTTCCGTCTAAATCAATTAAATAACCTTTATAAGCCATATCGTCCTTTCTAATTGCCTTTAATTTCTTGCCATGTAATCATAGCTTGGGCATTGATCTCGCCATCACTGATAATCTCATGCTTGCTTTCTAGTCCATTGAGTTCATATGCTGAAGCAATCATACCACCTGGTCGCACTTCTTTGACATATTTGAGATTGATTTTCTTTGGAATATACTTGGTCAAAAAGTCTGCTCCCATGACCTCAAAAATCCAATCCAGATATTTACTATTATTGACATGACCATTCATATCCAAGTCGTAAAAACGAACATGGTAGTCTTTACTGATCGGGTCTTCTAGGTTAGCATACTTCGGCCCACGGATGAGTTTTTTATCAAACTCAGACTGGTAAGGAGCAACAATCTCCGGTTCGACAGCATGGACTTTACGACTATCTCTGTCCATGAGAACAAAGGTTGCCAACATGCGAATGATTTCTTGGCCTGCTTCATCATAGATGGTGAAACGGCGGTAGCAAAAAAGACGATTGTAAGTCAATGCTTCTGTTTCAATCGTAATCTCCTCAGCAAAGCGAGGCAAGCGAACCACGTCAATTTCATAATCCGTGATAATCCAGACCAGATTGTAGCGTTCCAAGACGTCCTTGTCACTGACTCCCAGCTCAATCGATTGCATACCTGATACTTGCAAGGACAGCAAAATCACATCTGGAAGTTTGATATGACCGTTCATGTCCGCCATATCAAAAGGAATTTTCATTTTCATTTGATAAGTTAAACCCATTGTTCTACTCCAAAATAAATCGTTCTGCTACAGTGTCTCCCAAGAAGAGACCTCTCTTTGTCATTCGGACACGATCACCGTCGATCTGCATGAGTCCTTGTTGAACCAAGTCTCTGATGATTTCGCCATAAAGTCCATCAAAGGACCGTCCAAATTTTTCCTCAAATAGTGCCATGGAAACCCCAGATTTCTTGCGGAGTCCCAGAAACATTTCTTCTTCCATCTGCTCCCTTTGACTCAGGTGTTCTTCTGTTATCCGAGCATTTCCTGCCTCTACCGCACTGAGATAGTGGCGGATAGGACCGTGGTTTTTATAACGTACCCCGTTCACATAACCTGAAGCACCCGCACCGATACCATAATACTCGGCATTGTCCCAGTACATGAGATTGTGGCGACTTTCAAATCCGGGTTTAGAGAAATTGGAAATCTCATAATGCTCAAAACCAGCTCGCTCAAGCTCTGCGATGATGTACTCAAACATCTCAGCTTCAAGTTCCTCCTTAGGCAAAGGCAACTTCCCACGTCGCATGCGGTTCATAAAGACCGTATGATTTTCCAAAATCAAGCTATAAAGGCTCATATGAGGAATATCAAGCGAGATAGCCTTAGCTACATTGTCCTTGACCTGAGCCATAGTTTGACCTGGAAGAGCATAGATTAGATCGATGGAGATATTGTCAAAACTAGCCAGTTTGAGGCGGTCGATATTTTCATAAATATCCTTCTCCAAGTGACTACGCCCAATCTTTTTCAGCATTTTGTCATCAAAAGTCTGCACTCCCAAGGAAATACGATTGACTGGTGACTGTTTCAAAACCGCAATCTTATCCGCATCCAAGTCGCCTGGGTTGGCCTCAATGGTCAACTCTTCCAAGACAGACAAGTCTAGATTTTTAGTCAAGCCATCTAAGAGTAGCTCTAATTGCGGAGCTGACAAAGCCGTTGGCGTCCCACCTCCAATGTAGAGAGTTCGCAACTTTTGGATATCATAAGAACGAAACTCCTCTAGCAGATGCTCCAGATAACTATCTACTGGTTGATTCTTGATAAAAACTTTTGAAAAGTCACAATAATAACAAATCTGTGTACAAAAGGGAATATGCACGTAGGCGGACGTTGGTTTTTTCTGCATAGTATTTATTATACCACAAAGACAGGCTTGCAGATAAAAATCACCATCTCCAAAAACCAGAGATGGTGTTACCTTATACTTCAGTAATATCGATGATGATTTCTTCTTGGCCTTCAGCAACGTCTGGAGTTACTGACTGTTCTTGCCACTGCTCCTTGAGATTGTTAAAGGTTTCCTTGGATGCTTCTGTCGCTTGTCGAGCACAGTTTTTAGCTTGGTCAAGGACACTATCAAAAGTGATTTCACCAGATTCTACTTGTTCCTTTGTTTTCAGCACAAAGTCAGTTGCCTGTTCCTTCACTTCTGTCAGTTTTTCACAAACCTGCTCTCTAGCGTATTCTGGATCTTCTCTCAAATCATCTAGAAAATCCTGAGCTTGACTACAAACTTGCTTACCCTTATCACTCGTCAAAAACAAAGCAAGAGCAGCACCAGAAACCGTTCCTAAAAGGATTGAGGATAGTTTTCCCATAAGATTTCTCCTTTTCTATTTTTTGAAAAATTTACTTGCGAAACGAAGAGCGGACAAGCTTGCACCTGTTTTAATGGTCTTTGAACCAGCTGATGAAGCTTTTTTACCTAAAACACGGGCATGTTGGTTGAGATCAGATACTGACTCTGACAAGTCTGCCACAGCCGTAAAGAGTGGATCAATCGTCGCAACTTTGATATTGATATCGTCTGCTAACACATTGACCTTAGCCAGTAATTCATTAGTCTGATGCAAGGTAACGTTCACATCTGAGCTCAATGTTTTGATGGTTTTCTCTGTCTCATCAATCATACGACCTGCTTTTTGAATCGTGATTGTCAAATAGACTAAACAGACGATCAAAGCAATCGCAACAAGAATATATGCAACTTCTAACATTTATTTTTCCTCCTCTGTATGATAGAAAGGGGCTTTCTTCCGATTTTGATAAAGTATGATAAAAATACCGAGTCCGATAAGGACAACTGATAACCATTGGGAAACTCGCAGCCCAAAGAACATAAGACTATCTGTCCGCATCCCTTCGATGATCATACGACCAAAGCCATACCAAATCAAGTAGAATGCCGTGATCTGACCGCGTCTGATTCCTTTTAATTTTCGTCTAAAAATCAAAATCAAAGCAAAACCGATCATATTCCAAACCGACTCATATAGAAAGGTCGGTTGACGATAGCTCCCCTCGATGTACATCTGGTCACGAATAAAGCCTGGCAAATAATCCAGATTATCCACTGCTGCACCGTAGGCTTCTTGGTTAAAGAAATTTCCCCAGCGGCCTAAACTCTGGGCAATCATGACGCTCGGTGCTGCAATATCTAAGAAATCCCAAGTATTAATCAGCTTTCTATCTGCAAAGATATAAAGAACAATAGCCCCTGCTATCAAACCTCCATAAATGGCCAAACCACCATTCCAGATGGCAATGATTTCACCTGGATTTTGCAGGTAATAATCTAAACGAAAGAGTACGTAGTATAGTCTAGCACCTAAAATAGCTACCGGAAAAGCAATCAGGATAAAATCCAAAATATCATCTGATAGAATTTTCTTTTTGGGAGCTTCTTTCATGGCAAGGTAGACAGCCAAGACCAATCCAGCCACAATACACAAAGCATACCAACGAATGGAAAAAGGACCGATTTCAAACGCAACTGGATTAATCATCTTTCACCTCATTTTTGGAGATGAGATTAGTCAAGCGTTCTTCAAATAAACGCGTCGCATCAAAGCCCATTTCCTTAGCGCGATAGTTCATAGCTGCCGCCTCAATAACAACGGAGATATTGCGTCCTGTTTTTACTGGAATGCGGATACGTGGAATCGTTACACCAGAAACTTCGAGTTCTTCGGCATTATTTCCTAGACGGTCAAAGGTCTTATGGGTATCATAATTTTCCAAGTAAACAGCCAACTGGACTTGTGAGGAATCTTTTACAGCACTTGCTCCGTAGAGACTCATCACGTCAATAATACCCACTCCACGAATCTCAAGTAAATGCTTCAATATTTCAGCGGGCTCTCCCCAAAGGGTCATTTCATCCTTGGCAAAGATATCTACACGGTCGTCTGCTACCAAACGGTGTCCACGTTTCACAAGCTCAAGACCTGTCTCACTCTTACCGATACCACTATCCCCTTGGATCAAGACACCCATGCCATAGATGTCCATCAAGACACCATGCACGCTCGTACGTTCAGCCAAACGGGAATCAAGGTAGCTAGATAACTCTCCAGATAAACGACTGGTTGATGTTCGACTGGTTAAAATCGCAATCTTACATTCCCTAGCAGCTTTCAACATTTCTTCTGGCACTACCAAGCCACGAGCAACGATGACAGCAGGTGTTTCAGGTAGAAACATTTTCTTCAAAACTTGATAACGGTTATGGGCAGGCATAGCGACCAAATAGGACCACTCCTTCATCCCTAACAGTTGAATCCGTTCTGGAGTATAGTAATCAAAATAGCCCGTCATTTCAAGACCAGGTCTCATAATGTCCGCAGTGTTGATTTCCTTTTCAAGCAATTCGCCTTCACCATAGACAATATCTAGTCTGAGCTTTTCAATGACTTCTCTTACTAAAACCGACATAATTTCCTCCTTCAATCGAGTTCTCCCTACTATTATATCAAATTGTAGTTGGAAGTTTCCTTTTTTTGCAGGATTTACAGTATTTATTTAAAAATAAAAAGGCTAGATTTCTCTAGCCTTTCATTTCCAATTAGAATTTTTTACGTTTACGAGCTGCTTCTGATTTACGTTTACGTTTTACAGAAGGTTTTTCATAGAATTCACGTTTGCGTGTTTCTTGAAGAGTACCAGCTTTAGTAACCGCACGTTTGAAACGACGAAGTGCATCGTCAAGAGATTCATTCTTACGTACTACTGTTTTAGACATTTTTTTCACTCCCTTCAAGTTCAAGATCTATTCCATTTTACACGCAAAATGAATAAATGTCAAGGAAAAACTGCCAAAACTTATATTATCTTCAATTTTCTTTTTAAAAGGGACAACGTATTAGAATAGATGTCATAATAGCGAAAAAAAAAATTATTTTAATCCTGTTCAGAAACAACTTTTATTTCTTTATCATTTACAATAACAGCTTGTGAATTGTTCATTCGCATTAAGTCGAGCTGATTTTTATAGGTTTCAAAGGTCTTCTTGCTACTATCAGTAAAAGGCTCCTCACCATAATGTGGAAGGATGTAAAACTCCACTTCATCCAATCCCGCTGTATCCGATAACTCTTTCGCTACCGTCTTGTCGTCCATTAGTTTATTGTAGTCAATATCCTTGGCTGTAATGATAGCCCCTGCTGATTCTCCCACATAGACCAACCCATCTCTTATTTGCTCTTTGATGAGAGATAGGAGTTGCTTTTTCTTTAATTCTTGCAATAAATAAAAGGTATTCCCGCCTGAGATATAAAGAATCTTACTTTGGAAAATCTTTGCCTGTGCAGTTTCTCGATCACAAGAAGCAATATCTAGAACCTCTATCTCAAATCCTAAATCTCTGAATGTTTGCTGAGCCTCATCGATATAGGCAGTATAATCCTCTTTGTTCCCAGCGGTAGGAATAAATAAAACCTTGTTTTCTAGATTCTTTTCCTTTGCATAATCGCTAAAAAGCTTTTTGACTCCAGCAAAGTATGAACATAAAAATAATTGTTTCATGATTGTACCTCCATTAGTTTTTAACAATTTTATAAAGGATCCACGATCCCTTTCTTTGACTAGTTATGAGCTCAAAGCCTACTGATAACAAGAATCGTCTAAATGCTTCTTCGCTTTGAACCTCTGGTAAAAAATAAGATAACTTGTTATATTCACAAGCCAGCAAGAGCATCCCGTCTGATTTGAGTACTCTTCGAAGTTCTATAAAAGAAGCCTCTAGATCCTGCCAATGAAAATGAGTTTGAAAGGCTGTGATTAAATCAACACTTTCATCAGAAAAGCCTGTCTCCCTAACGTCTCTTCGTTCAAATTTTAAATTAGTTATCTCTATCTGTTTGGCTTGAGCTACTGCAGCATCTGAAATATCGATTCCAGTTATAGTACTTTGCAGAAAAGTTTCTTTCAGTAGGATGGTTGAACGGCCATTTCCAACTCCTACATCTAAGATTACAGGGTAAAATGTCCT
It includes:
- a CDS encoding Spx/MgsR family RNA polymerase-binding regulatory protein, which translates into the protein MITLFLSPSCTSCRKAKAWLETHKVPFEEHNIMTSPLTRKELQHILSLTENGTDDIISTRSKIFQKLDIDVESISVSELLQLIEQYPSLLRRPIIIDTKRMQIGFNEDEIRAFLPRSYRKQELKEATLRAGIG
- the lgt gene encoding prolipoprotein diacylglyceryl transferase; the encoded protein is MINPVAFEIGPFSIRWYALCIVAGLVLAVYLAMKEAPKKKILSDDILDFILIAFPVAILGARLYYVLFRLDYYLQNPGEIIAIWNGGLAIYGGLIAGAIVLYIFADRKLINTWDFLDIAAPSVMIAQSLGRWGNFFNQEAYGAAVDNLDYLPGFIRDQMYIEGSYRQPTFLYESVWNMIGFALILIFRRKLKGIRRGQITAFYLIWYGFGRMIIEGMRTDSLMFFGLRVSQWLSVVLIGLGIFIILYQNRKKAPFYHTEEEK
- the hemW gene encoding radical SAM family heme chaperone HemW encodes the protein MQKKPTSAYVHIPFCTQICYYCDFSKVFIKNQPVDSYLEHLLEEFRSYDIQKLRTLYIGGGTPTALSAPQLELLLDGLTKNLDLSVLEELTIEANPGDLDADKIAVLKQSPVNRISLGVQTFDDKMLKKIGRSHLEKDIYENIDRLKLASFDNISIDLIYALPGQTMAQVKDNVAKAISLDIPHMSLYSLILENHTVFMNRMRRGKLPLPKEELEAEMFEYIIAELERAGFEHYEISNFSKPGFESRHNLMYWDNAEYYGIGAGASGYVNGVRYKNHGPIRHYLSAVEAGNARITEEHLSQREQMEEEMFLGLRKKSGVSMALFEEKFGRSFDGLYGEIIRDLVQQGLMQIDGDRVRMTKRGLFLGDTVAERFILE
- a CDS encoding Type 1 glutamine amidotransferase-like domain-containing protein, producing MKQLFLCSYFAGVKKLFSDYAKEKNLENKVLFIPTAGNKEDYTAYIDEAQQTFRDLGFEIEVLDIASCDRETAQAKIFQSKILYISGGNTFYLLQELKKKQLLSLIKEQIRDGLVYVGESAGAIITAKDIDYNKLMDDKTVAKELSDTAGLDEVEFYILPHYGEEPFTDSSKKTFETYKNQLDLMRMNNSQAVIVNDKEIKVVSEQD
- a CDS encoding acyl-[acyl-carrier-protein] thioesterase is translated as MGLTYQMKMKIPFDMADMNGHIKLPDVILLSLQVSGMQSIELGVSDKDVLERYNLVWIITDYEIDVVRLPRFAEEITIETEALTYNRLFCYRRFTIYDEAGQEIIRMLATFVLMDRDSRKVHAVEPEIVAPYQSEFDKKLIRGPKYANLEDPISKDYHVRFYDLDMNGHVNNSKYLDWIFEVMGADFLTKYIPKKINLKYVKEVRPGGMIASAYELNGLESKHEIISDGEINAQAMITWQEIKGN
- a CDS encoding class I SAM-dependent methyltransferase, which produces MIYIIGFTCFLLLMLLFSRLIQQSKNPSGFLGKRMMKLWNRAYLPMFVWAIRHLDRTFYPVILDVGVGNGRSTILLKETFLQSTITGIDISDAAVAQAKQIEITNLKFERRDVRETGFSDESVDLITAFQTHFHWQDLEASFIELRRVLKSDGMLLLACEYNKLSYFLPEVQSEEAFRRFLLSVGFELITSQRKGSWILYKIVKN
- the hprK gene encoding HPr(Ser) kinase/phosphatase, which produces MSVLVREVIEKLRLDIVYGEGELLEKEINTADIMRPGLEMTGYFDYYTPERIQLLGMKEWSYLVAMPAHNRYQVLKKMFLPETPAVIVARGLVVPEEMLKAARECKIAILTSRTSTSRLSGELSSYLDSRLAERTSVHGVLMDIYGMGVLIQGDSGIGKSETGLELVKRGHRLVADDRVDIFAKDEMTLWGEPAEILKHLLEIRGVGIIDVMSLYGASAVKDSSQVQLAVYLENYDTHKTFDRLGNNAEELEVSGVTIPRIRIPVKTGRNISVVIEAAAMNYRAKEMGFDATRLFEERLTNLISKNEVKDD
- the rpsU gene encoding 30S ribosomal protein S21, yielding MSKTVVRKNESLDDALRRFKRAVTKAGTLQETRKREFYEKPSVKRKRKSEAARKRKKF
- a CDS encoding RsmF rRNA methyltransferase first C-terminal domain-containing protein is translated as MQFPEGFVEKYEAILEDEARDFLASFKQEAVSAFRVNPLKESQLSFADAIPHTPWGHYGKVSGKSPEHVTGFVYSQEPAAQIVAQVAQPSPGMKVLDLAAAPGGKSTQLAAYLANQGVLISNEISSKRAKILVENMERFGATNVVVTNESADRLAKVFKGYFDVIVLDAPCSGEGMFRKQPDAMDYWSTDYPSQCASLQREILEDAVTMLAEGGRLVYSTCTWSPEENEEIVRWLLDTYDFELLPVEHVNGMVAGIDLPETARMYPHHFKGEGQFVAHLQFKGENPAPKFKASKSNLSREQLDLWHDFAQKHLKISLIGVLQTFGDQLYLLPEMLPDLGKLKIARNGLHLGTFKKKRFEPSFALGLALKPSQVKQRVEIKDENFVKYVAGETVQLAESLPNGWYQVVVQGNGLGFAKVTGNVLKNYYPKGLRFK
- a CDS encoding inositol monophosphatase family protein, which translates into the protein METKFEFAKQIVQEAADYILAHMKEDLQVERKSSPTDLVTRLDKEVQDLLVQRILASYPEDLICAEEGCLRAAVGQGNVWVIDPIDGTNNFVAQQEDFAVMLAYFENGVGKFGIIYDVMKGDCYHGGGAFPPCRNNEPLPTFKKKSLQEFLVAGNSGMFETNEWGLADLGRAALGVRVYGSAAISFAKVLSGRLLTYITYLQPWDYAAASILGESLGYRLLTVSGEPVDFQTRQPVMMVPIEMQEEIQSYIYERKEN
- a CDS encoding YtxH domain-containing protein, whose amino-acid sequence is MGKLSSILLGTVSGAALALFLTSDKGKQVCSQAQDFLDDLREDPEYAREQVCEKLTEVKEQATDFVLKTKEQVESGEITFDSVLDQAKNCARQATEASKETFNNLKEQWQEQSVTPDVAEGQEEIIIDITEV
- a CDS encoding TIGR01906 family membrane protein; amino-acid sequence: MKTKLTFWGSVLFFLSLSILLTIYLAWIFYPMEIEWLNLTDRVYLKSETIQYNFQILMNYLTNPFSQVLEMPDFRSSAAGLHHFAVVKNLFHLVQLVTLVTLPSFYFFVKNIVKKGFLPLYRKSILALVLLPLIIGLVGVLIGFEQFFTLFHQILFVGDDTWLFDPAKDPVILILPETFFLHAFLLFFGLYESFFGFLYLKSRRIL
- a CDS encoding DUF948 domain-containing protein, which produces MLEVAYILVAIALIVCLVYLTITIQKAGRMIDETEKTIKTLSSDVNVTLHQTNELLAKVNVLADDINIKVATIDPLFTAVADLSESVSDLNQHARVLGKKASSAGSKTIKTGASLSALRFASKFFKK
- a CDS encoding TIGR01457 family HAD-type hydrolase, whose amino-acid sequence is MAYKGYLIDLDGTIYKGKDRIPAGEAFVHELQKREIPYLFVTNNTTRTPESVQEMLAQNFNINTPLSTVYTATLATIDYMNDLGLEKTVYVIGEAGLKDAIQAAGYVEDKQNPAYVVVGLDWQVDYEKFATATLAIQKGAHFIGTNPDLNIPTERGLLPGAGSLVTLLEASTRVKPVYIGKPNAIIMDKAVEHLGLKREELLMVGDNYLTDIRAGIDNGIPTLLVTTGFTKAEEVADLPIAPTHVLSSLAEWDFDEN
- a CDS encoding UPF0223 family protein, with translation MNKQYSYPLDLSWSTEELASVLSFFNDVEAAYEDKVEAKKLLESYKEFKSVVPSKSEEKRLGREFETASGYSFYHAVQLAKEKREGKISLGN